From the genome of Verrucomicrobiia bacterium:
GTTCTTGCCCCCGCTGGAGTAAGGCTGTTGGTTCGCGCCCCAAAACCGGTGTATCTCGTCCCGATGAATCGTCGCCAGTTCCTCCGCCATTCGGCCGTCGGCCTCGCCGCCACCCCCTGGGCCGTCCCATTCGTCGCCCGCGCCGCCGCCCGTCCCGAGTTCCGCCTCGCCATGGCCACCGTGGCCCCCCGCGGTTCGTCCTTCCACCAGTCCTTCCAGACCATGGCCCGCCAATGGCGCGATGCCTCCGGCGGCCGGGTGGACGTCACCCTCTACCCCGGCACCCAGGGCGGCGAACCGGCCATCGTCCGCCGCATGGGCATCCAGCAGCTCCAGGGCGCCATGCTCACCGCCGCCGGCATGGGCCTCATCGACAAGGCCCCCACCGCCCTCCAGCTCATCCCCATGGCCTTCCAATCCTGGGAGGAGGTCGATCACGTCCGCGATGCCATGCGTCCCCGCCTCGAACAGGCCTTCACCGACAAGGGCTACCAGGTCCTGTTCTGGGCCGACGCCGGCTGGGTCCGCTGGTTCACCCGTCGCCCCATCCTCCGCCCCGCCGATCTCAAACCGATGAAGATCTTCGCCGCCGCCGGCGACAACGACGCCATCGACATCATGCGGGCCTACTACGACCCCGTCCCGCTCGAACCCGACAAGATCTTCACCGCACTCACCACCGGCCTCATCGACGGCGTCCCGCTCCCCCCCTTCCTCGCCAATTTCACCCAGGTCGCCTCCGTCGCCCGTCACATGCTCGACCTCCGCTTCACTCCCGTCACCGGCGCCCTCCTCGTCTCCCGCCGCGCCTGGGAACGCATCCCCGCCGACCTCCGCACCCGCCTCGAATCCATCGCCGAGGAAACGGGAGCCGAAGTGCGTGCCCAGAGCCGCGCCGAAGATGACGCCGCCATCACCGCCATGCGCGACCGGCAGGGCCTCACCGTCCATCCCGTCACCCCCGATGTGGCAGCCGAATGGCGCCAGGTCATCGCCGAAGCCTACCCGCGCCTGCGCGGCCGCCTCGTGCCCGCCCCCCTCTTCGATGAGGTTCAACGCCTCCTCGGGACCTTCCGCACCGCCTCCGGCGCATGAGCGCCCCCGGATTCCAACCTCCCCCGGCCCCGGCTACCGGCGACCCGCCTCCCCCGGTCGCCGCCGCCAAAATCCGCCCGACAGCCCGCCTCGAGAACGGCGTCCTCGTGGTCCTCCTCGGCGGCATGCTCCTGCTCCCGGTCCTCGAATTGCTCCGGCGCCGCGGCCTGATCCCCTTCGGCATCCAAAGCCCCGAAGCCTGGCTCGGCCATTTCAACCTCCTCGTCGGTGTGGTCGGCGGCGCCATTGCCGCCCGGGAAGGTCGTCTCCTCGCCCTCTCCACCCTCCCCCAGTTCCTCCCGCAAAACTGGATGCGCCACACCGCGTCCCTCGTCGCCGGTCTCGTCGCCGCCGCCATCGCCGCCGCCCTCTGCCTCGCAAGCTGGCAGCTCACCGCCGCCGAAAAGCTCTCCGGTCGCACCCTCGCCTACGGGATCCCCGTCTGGATCCTGCTCGGCGCCCTCCCCCTTGGCTTCGCCGCCATCGCCCTGCGCCTGGCCTGGCGCGCCGGCCCCTCCTGGCCCTGGCGCACCGCAGCCTTCACGCTCGCCACCCTCCTCCTCGTCGCCGCCTGGAAACCTCCCGCCGACCCCGCCGCCCTCGTCGTCCCAGCCCTCCTCCTCCTCCTGCTCGCCGCCATCCTCGGCGCCCCCATCTTTGCCGTCCTCGGCGGCGCGGCGGTCATCCTGTTCTGGGGACGCGGCGACCCGCTCGCCTCCATTCCCCTCGATCACTACGAACAGGTGGTGAACCCCCTCCTCCCCATGGTGCCCCTCTTCACCCTCACGGGGTACTTCCTCGCGGAAAGCGGCGCCTCACGACGCCTGGTCCGCGTCTTCCTCGCCTGGTTCGGCTCCATCCGCGGCGGCCCGGCCATCGTCACCGCCCTGGTCTGCGCCTTCTTCACCACCTTCACCGGCGGCTCCGGCGTCACCATCCTCGCCCTCGGCGGCCTCCTCTACCCCATCCTCGTCGCCGCCCGCTACCGCGAACGGGATGCCCTCGGTCTCCTCACCGGCGCCGGTTCCCTCGGCATCCTCCTGCCCCCCTGCCTCCCCCTCATCCTCTACGCCATCGTCGCCAACGTCCCCATCACCCAGCTCTTCCTCGCCGGCTTGCTGCCAGGTCTCTTCATGGTCGGACTCGCCTCCGCCTGGGGCGTCTATGCCGGACCCCGCCTCACCACCGCCGAACGCCGCTTCAACCTCCACGAAGCCCTCGCCGCCTCCTGGGCTGCCAAATGGGAACTCCTCCTGCCGTTCGTGGCCTTCGCCGGCCTCTTCTTCTGCCTCCCCGCCGAAGCCGCCGCCCTCACCGCCCTCTACGCCCTCCTCACCCAGACCCTCCTCCATCGCGACCTCCACTGGCGCCGCGATGTGCCGCGCGTCATGACCGAATGCGGCCTCCTCGTCGGCGGCGTCCTCCTCATCCTCGGCGTCGCCATGGGCTTCACCAACTTCCTCATCACCGCCCAGGTCCCCGATCACGCCGCCGACTGGGTCCAGGCCGCCATCCGTTCCCCCTGGGTCTTCCTCCTCGCCCTCAATCTCTTCCTCATCCTCGTGGGCTGCCTCATGGACATCTACGCCGCCATCGTCGTCGTCGTGCCCCTGATCGTTCCCATCGGACTGGCCTTCGGCCTCGACCCCCTCCACCTCGGAATCCTCTTCATGGCCAATCTCCAGCTCGGTTACCTCACCCCGCCCGTCGGCATGAACCTCTTCCTCGCCTCCTACCGCTTCGGCAAACCCCTCCCCGAAGTCATCCGCGCCACCTTCCCCATGCTCCTCATCCTCGGCGCCGGCGTCCTCGTCATCACCTACCTCCCCGCCCTCACCACCTGGCTCCCTCGCCTGTTCAGCCGCTGACCTCCCCGGCCCTCCCCGCCGGACCCCACCGCCCAATCCCCGGCAACGCCGCATACAACAGCCGGTGATACCAGCGACGCGGAAGCCACCGCCGCAGCTTGGCAAACACCCACGCATCCGGCGTCGCACTCACCCGCAACGGCGGGTCCCGCCGTTCCATCACCCGCTCGATCACCCGCGCCACCTCCTCCGGCGACGACCACGCCCGACGCATCCAGCGCTCGATGAACCCGTGCATCTCCCGGTAATGCGCATGGTACGGATCCCCCTCCTCATCCCGCCCATGCCTCGCCTGCCGCGTGAACCGCGTCCGCGTAAACGAATCGGACCGCACAAACCCCGGCTGCACCAGCGTCACCCGGATCCCCCACGGCCGCACCTCGTACCACAACGCCTCGAACGCCCCCTCCAGCGCAAACTTCGACGCGCTGTACAAGGCCATCGTCGGCATCGCCATCATCCCCCCCACCGACGACACCGAAACAATCCGCCCCGCCCGCCTCGCCCGCATCGCCGGCAACACCAGCCTCGCCAGCTCGGCCGGCCCCCGGAAATTCACCCGCATCTGCTCCAGCCACTCCCCCTCGTTCACATGCTCGAGCACCGACCGGAAGGCGATGCCCGCGTTGTTCACCAGCACGTCCACACCCCCCAACTCCCGGTCCACCTCCTCGACCACCCGGCGTCTCTGCCCCCCGTCCGTGACATCCATCGCCCGGATCCACAGCCGCGCCCCCTCCCGCACGCCGGCCTCCTCAAACCGCCCCAGCGATTCCTCCCGCGCCGTCGCCACCAGGTGATGCCGCCCCCCCGCCATCAACCGCCGTGTCAGCGCCAGCCCAAGCCCCGCCCCCGCCCCGGTGATCAGCACCACCGGGACCCGACGACTCCCACCCTCCGGTGCCTCCGTGCTCATGGCGCCCTCCCCGCCTCGATCCAACCGAACCCGATCCCCAACCCCATCAACACCGCCACCCAGCACGCCGCCGCCACATCGTCCGCCACAATGCCCCACCCTCCGGGCCACCGTTGCAACCACCCCACCGGCCACGGCTTGGCAATGTCGAACACCCGGAACAGCCCGAACCCCAGCGCCAGCCACCACCACGGCGCCCAACCCCACCACGCCGCCACTCCGGGAAACGCCCCCCAACCCGCCAGCAAGGGCACAAAACACAGCGGCACAGCCACAATCTCATCCAGCACCACCGACCCCGGATCGTGCCGGCCCAGCACCCGTTCCGCACGCCCGCACACCCACACCGCCGCCCCGATCGCCCCCGCACACCCCGCCGCAAACACCCACGCCCGCCCCGGCACCAGCAGCAGCAGAAACCACCCCACCCCCAGCAGCGAACCCCACGTCCCCGGCGCCACCCGCAATCGCCCCACCCCGAATCCCTCGGCCACCCAAACCCACCACCTGTCCGGGCGCCCGTTCACACGTCGCTCAAATACACCGACCGGTTTCGCCACAGATACACGCTCCCCGACAACACCGTCAGCCCCACCGCCATCCACTTCGCAGCCTCCGTGAACCACCCCACCCAAGGCGTCACGATCGCAAACTCGAAAAAGGCCCGCGCCCACGCCCCCCATGTCGGATACGCCATCGAGGTCAGAATCGCGCTGATGCACACGATCTGCGACACGGTCTTGTGCTTCCCGAACCCCTCCGCCGCCAGCACCAGGTTCTGCGAGGCCGCCAGCAGCCGCAGCCCCGTGATCGCCAGTTCCCGCGCCACAATCACAATCACCATCCACGCCGGCATCCAGTCCAGTTCCACAAACGCAATGAATGCCGAACACACGAGAATCTTGTCCGCCAGGGGATCCATCAGAATCCCGAAATTCGTGATCAGCCCCTGCCTCCGCGCAATCTCTCCATCCAGATAGTCCGTCACGCTCGCCGCCACAAACAACCCCAGCGCCACCGTCTCATGCAGCGGAAATCGCGCCAGAAGCGCCCCCAAGAACAGCACCGTCAACACCAGCCGCGACAAGGTCAGACGATTCGGCAGATTCATCGGCAACAACAACCCTCGAATGCCCAGTCGTTGTCCGGGTTTTCACGCCCCGATGCAAGCGCCCTGCCATTCCCGCCTCCCAATTCAGGGCATCCCCAGTCGATCGCAGGGACGACCTCCGCGAGTCCTCAACAATCGCCTTGAGCCCGCCCCCGTCCCGTCCCAACGATGCGCCCCTCGCATGAAGCCGCTGGTCCTTGCCCTTGCCCTCTGCCTGCTCGCCGTCGTCCCCGCCCGCGCGGCCGATACCCTCGCCGCCCTCGTCCGCATCCTCGGCGGCACCCCCCAACCCCAGCTCCAGCTCGATATCCTCCGCGGCCTCCGCGACGCCACCCAGGGCCGACCCGAACTTCCCATGCCCGATGGCTGGGAAGCCATCGAAGCCCGCCTCGCCCGCAGTGACGTCCCCGAAATCCGTTCCCTCTCCCGTTCCCTCGGCCTCACCTTCGGCTCCGCCTCCGCCCGTCTGGCCCTGCGCGTCACCCTCCAGGATCGCTCCGTCGATCCCGCCCAACGCCAGGAAGCCCTCCGTGCCCTCCTCGGCGTCCGTGACCCCGAACTTCCCCCCGTCCTTCGCGCCCTCCTCACCGATCCCGCCGTCCGTGCCGCCGCCGTCCGTGCCCTCGCCACCTTCGAGGATCCCCAGGCCGCCCCCGCCCTCCTCGCCGTCTATCCGTCCCTCTCCCCCGGCGAACGTCGCGACGCCCTCAACACCCTCGCCGCCCGCGCCACCTCCGCCCGGATCCTCCTCGACGCCGTCGCCGAAGGCACCGTCTCCCCGCGCGACATCACCGCCGAAATCCTCCGCCAGCTCCGCAGCCTCAAGGACGATTCCATCGACACCGCCCTCACCCGCGTGTACGGACCCGTCCGCGACGTCGCCGCCGACAAGCAGGCCGAAATCGAACGCTACCGGCGCATCTACCGCGCCGGCGGCTCCACCCCCGGCGACGCCCTCCGCGGCCGCGTCGTCTATGCCCGCCTCTGCCAGCAATGCCATGTCCTCTTCGATTCCGGCGGCAAGGTCGGACCCGACCTCACCGGCTCCGCCCGCAACGACCTCGAATACGTCCTCCAGAACATCATCGATCCCAACGCCGTCATCCCCAACGAATACCTCGCCTCCACCTTCGAACTCCGCGACGGCCGCGTGGTCACCGGACTCGTCCAGCGCCAGGACGACCGCACCCTCACCGTCGCCACCGCCACCGAAACCCTCACCCTTCCCCGCGCCGACATCGTGGACACCTTCCTCAGCCAGCTCTCCATGATGCCCGAAGGCCTCATCGATTCCCTCGCCGACCAGGAGTTCCGCGACCTCATCTACTACCTCGGCCGGCCCGGTCAGGTCCCCCTCCTCGCCACCCCCGAAACCGCCCCGCTCTTCTTCAACGGACGCGACCTCGAACTCTGGGACGGCGACGACTCCCACTGGCGCGTCGAAGAAGGCCAGCTCGTCGGCCGTGCTCACGCCTCCCACCCGGCCCCCGATTTCCTTCGCAGCGAAATGATCGCCTCCGACTTCGTCCTCCGCCTCCAGTTCCAACTCCAACCCGACGCCGCCGACGCCGCCATCCTCTTCCGCGCCGAATCCACACCCGACGGCGGCGCCACCGGCTACCGCCTCCAGCTCGGTTCCCGGAACTTCGGCCGGCTCACCCTCACCGGCAGCCCCGCTCCAGCCCAACTCCACCCCGCCCACGCCCGGCCAGCCCTCCGGCCCTGGAATACCCTCGAAATCCGCTCCCACGGCAACCGCCTCCACATCGCTCTCAACGGCCAGCCCCACGCCGACCTCGAATCCCCGGCCGGACCACGCCAGGGCCTGGTCGCCTTCGAACTTCCTCCCGCCGCCGCCGAACTCCGCCTCAAGGACCTCGCCCTCGAACCCGCCCCCCCCCACGCCCTGACCCCTGACCCCTGACCCCTGACCCCTGACCCCTTACCACTTACCACTTACCACTTACCCCCCTCCCCCCCACCCGCCGCCACGCCCATCGGAGTCGTCGCCGCGTCCGCAACGTCACCTTGCCGGCTTCGCCCAGCCGCAACCCCTCCACCCAGACAATCCCCCCGCCCGCCGCCTCCAACAGCACCCGGTCTCGCCGTTCTCCCGGTGCCACCCGCGCGTTGGTGAACAGATCCTGCAACTTCGCCGCCGCCCCCAGCCCGATCGGTTGAAACCGGTCCCCCGGACGCCAGTACCGCAAGCGCGCCCCGTCCCCCACCGCATCCGCATCCAAATACTCCCCCCCCCCCACCCGACCCGGCACCCCCTCCGTCCCCGCCACCCGATCCACCTGCCACGCCACCTCCACCCCCCCGAACCGGATCGCCCCCGCTTCCGACCCCAACTCGATCCCGCACGACTCCATCCGAAACCCCTCCTCCAGAACGCCCGCATCCCCCGCCACCACCCGCCCTCCCGCCTCCCGTCTCACCCGCCGCCCCGCATCCACCTGGATCGGCGTGTCCGACACAGTCCGCAACGCCTCGATCAACTCGAACCCCGGCGCCACCCCCAACCCCTCCAACTGCAGCCGCACCGCATCCCGCTGCACCGCCACCGCCAGATCCTCGAAACGGCACGTTGCCGGATCCCCCAGCCATTCCCGCGCCCCCCGCTCCACCCACTCCGCCTGGGCCCGCAATACCTCCTGCCCGCGTCCCAGCACCCGTCCCAGCGCCGGCTGGAACCGCTCCCGCAATAAAGGAATCAACTCGTGCCGGATCCGGTTCCGCCAGATGTCCGTCCCCCTGTTCGATCCGTCCTCCCCCCAACCCACCCCAAGCTCCCCCGCCGCCGCCCGGATCGCCTCCCGCGTGAACCCGAGAAACGGTCGCACCACCCAGAGGCCCCGATCCGACGGAGACCGGTCCACCGCCCGCATCCCCCCCAACCCCCGGCCCCCTGCGCCTCGCAACAACCGCAGCAGGAACAGCTCGACCTGATCGTCCGCGTGATGTCCCAACGCGATCCGTTCGCACCCCTCCCCCCGCGCCACCTCCGCCAGATACCCATGACGC
Proteins encoded in this window:
- a CDS encoding phosphatidylglycerophosphatase A, with amino-acid sequence MNGRPDRWWVWVAEGFGVGRLRVAPGTWGSLLGVGWFLLLLVPGRAWVFAAGCAGAIGAAVWVCGRAERVLGRHDPGSVVLDEIVAVPLCFVPLLAGWGAFPGVAAWWGWAPWWWLALGFGLFRVFDIAKPWPVGWLQRWPGGWGIVADDVAAACWVAVLMGLGIGFGWIEAGRAP
- a CDS encoding SDR family NAD(P)-dependent oxidoreductase produces the protein MVLITGAGAGLGLALTRRLMAGGRHHLVATAREESLGRFEEAGVREGARLWIRAMDVTDGGQRRRVVEEVDRELGGVDVLVNNAGIAFRSVLEHVNEGEWLEQMRVNFRGPAELARLVLPAMRARRAGRIVSVSSVGGMMAMPTMALYSASKFALEGAFEALWYEVRPWGIRVTLVQPGFVRSDSFTRTRFTRQARHGRDEEGDPYHAHYREMHGFIERWMRRAWSSPEEVARVIERVMERRDPPLRVSATPDAWVFAKLRRWLPRRWYHRLLYAALPGIGRWGPAGRAGEVSG
- the pgsA gene encoding CDP-diacylglycerol--glycerol-3-phosphate 3-phosphatidyltransferase, which produces MNLPNRLTLSRLVLTVLFLGALLARFPLHETVALGLFVAASVTDYLDGEIARRQGLITNFGILMDPLADKILVCSAFIAFVELDWMPAWMVIVIVARELAITGLRLLAASQNLVLAAEGFGKHKTVSQIVCISAILTSMAYPTWGAWARAFFEFAIVTPWVGWFTEAAKWMAVGLTVLSGSVYLWRNRSVYLSDV
- a CDS encoding TRAP transporter large permease subunit gives rise to the protein MSAPGFQPPPAPATGDPPPPVAAAKIRPTARLENGVLVVLLGGMLLLPVLELLRRRGLIPFGIQSPEAWLGHFNLLVGVVGGAIAAREGRLLALSTLPQFLPQNWMRHTASLVAGLVAAAIAAALCLASWQLTAAEKLSGRTLAYGIPVWILLGALPLGFAAIALRLAWRAGPSWPWRTAAFTLATLLLVAAWKPPADPAALVVPALLLLLLAAILGAPIFAVLGGAAVILFWGRGDPLASIPLDHYEQVVNPLLPMVPLFTLTGYFLAESGASRRLVRVFLAWFGSIRGGPAIVTALVCAFFTTFTGGSGVTILALGGLLYPILVAARYRERDALGLLTGAGSLGILLPPCLPLILYAIVANVPITQLFLAGLLPGLFMVGLASAWGVYAGPRLTTAERRFNLHEALAASWAAKWELLLPFVAFAGLFFCLPAEAAALTALYALLTQTLLHRDLHWRRDVPRVMTECGLLVGGVLLILGVAMGFTNFLITAQVPDHAADWVQAAIRSPWVFLLALNLFLILVGCLMDIYAAIVVVVPLIVPIGLAFGLDPLHLGILFMANLQLGYLTPPVGMNLFLASYRFGKPLPEVIRATFPMLLILGAGVLVITYLPALTTWLPRLFSR
- the dctP gene encoding TRAP transporter substrate-binding protein DctP yields the protein MNRRQFLRHSAVGLAATPWAVPFVARAAARPEFRLAMATVAPRGSSFHQSFQTMARQWRDASGGRVDVTLYPGTQGGEPAIVRRMGIQQLQGAMLTAAGMGLIDKAPTALQLIPMAFQSWEEVDHVRDAMRPRLEQAFTDKGYQVLFWADAGWVRWFTRRPILRPADLKPMKIFAAAGDNDAIDIMRAYYDPVPLEPDKIFTALTTGLIDGVPLPPFLANFTQVASVARHMLDLRFTPVTGALLVSRRAWERIPADLRTRLESIAEETGAEVRAQSRAEDDAAITAMRDRQGLTVHPVTPDVAAEWRQVIAEAYPRLRGRLVPAPLFDEVQRLLGTFRTASGA
- a CDS encoding DUF1080 domain-containing protein, which produces MKPLVLALALCLLAVVPARAADTLAALVRILGGTPQPQLQLDILRGLRDATQGRPELPMPDGWEAIEARLARSDVPEIRSLSRSLGLTFGSASARLALRVTLQDRSVDPAQRQEALRALLGVRDPELPPVLRALLTDPAVRAAAVRALATFEDPQAAPALLAVYPSLSPGERRDALNTLAARATSARILLDAVAEGTVSPRDITAEILRQLRSLKDDSIDTALTRVYGPVRDVAADKQAEIERYRRIYRAGGSTPGDALRGRVVYARLCQQCHVLFDSGGKVGPDLTGSARNDLEYVLQNIIDPNAVIPNEYLASTFELRDGRVVTGLVQRQDDRTLTVATATETLTLPRADIVDTFLSQLSMMPEGLIDSLADQEFRDLIYYLGRPGQVPLLATPETAPLFFNGRDLELWDGDDSHWRVEEGQLVGRAHASHPAPDFLRSEMIASDFVLRLQFQLQPDAADAAILFRAESTPDGGATGYRLQLGSRNFGRLTLTGSPAPAQLHPAHARPALRPWNTLEIRSHGNRLHIALNGQPHADLESPAGPRQGLVAFELPPAAAELRLKDLALEPAPPHALTPDP
- the tilS gene encoding tRNA lysidine(34) synthetase TilS gives rise to the protein MDEWIASVAGAIEGGGWIPTGAGVVVGVSGGCDSMVLLRTLAVLAPGRGWRLVVAHVHHGLRGAEADDDAERVRAGAADLGLPFRLGRVSVEEQASRGESMEMAARRLRHGYLAEVARGEGCERIALGHHADDQVELFLLRLLRGAGGRGLGGMRAVDRSPSDRGLWVVRPFLGFTREAIRAAAGELGVGWGEDGSNRGTDIWRNRIRHELIPLLRERFQPALGRVLGRGQEVLRAQAEWVERGAREWLGDPATCRFEDLAVAVQRDAVRLQLEGLGVAPGFELIEALRTVSDTPIQVDAGRRVRREAGGRVVAGDAGVLEEGFRMESCGIELGSEAGAIRFGGVEVAWQVDRVAGTEGVPGRVGGGEYLDADAVGDGARLRYWRPGDRFQPIGLGAAAKLQDLFTNARVAPGERRDRVLLEAAGGGIVWVEGLRLGEAGKVTLRTRRRLRWAWRRVGGRGVSGKW